The Paucidesulfovibrio gracilis DSM 16080 genomic sequence GGCATGAACAGGCAGGCTCCGTCACGGAACCCCACAACCTCGGCGGCAACACACTGGTCTGATTGCGCATCGGGCAGCAAATGGCAAACCGATCCGAGCGGAGCGCGTATGCCCTGGCCCTCGGCAATAAGCCCCACCACTTTGGTGACCTTGCCGTACGACCGGCACGGTTCCATTTCGCGGATAAGGCGCGCCGCGTCCGCCGGAAACAGTCCCATGCTCAGGACTCCTCGCCGGGCAATGGCAACGCGAGCTGATCCAGAATGATTTGCACGCCCCGCCACCGGCCATCCACATCGTTTTCGACCTTAGCATTTTCCGCTTCCACCACCACCCCGGCCTCCATGGACGAATCCGGCTTGACCATCCATTTGACCAAGTTGGGATTGGTGTGTCGGGCCTGCTGGAGCAATTCCTCCAGGAGGTCCGCGTCCTCAGGCGCACAACGCAGGGTCAAAAATCTGTCACTCTCCAGACGCTCCAGCGCCTGCTGAAGCAGCATCTCCAATGCCTCGGCCCGACGCTGGGCCATTTCAATCCCCAGGGTGGTCTTGATCGCAGACTGAATCAGGTCAAGGAAGTCCGCTTTGCGCGCTTCCCACACCACATCC encodes the following:
- a CDS encoding FliH/SctL family protein; translation: MSLSDRQNAQQPGRVFLGVDTPGPDRMSIQELEGKKRLSWDEAMDQEFVTRVRAKAQSMAKDIITKAMQEAEALREQARQEGLEQGLSQGEQMLQEQLENTATGLGQVLESIGSQADVVWEARKADFLDLIQSAIKTTLGIEMAQRRAEALEMLLQQALERLESDRFLTLRCAPEDADLLEELLQQARHTNPNLVKWMVKPDSSMEAGVVVEAENAKVENDVDGRWRGVQIILDQLALPLPGEES